A genomic window from Thermococcus nautili includes:
- the fen gene encoding flap endonuclease-1: MGVQIGELVPRKEIELERLYGKKVAIDAFNAMYQFLSTIRQRDGTPLMDSKGRITSHLSGFFYRTINLMEAGIKPAYVFDGEPPAFKKRELEKRREAREEAEEKWHEALERGDIEEAKKYAMRATRLNQTLIEDAKKLLELMGVPVVQAPSEGEAQAAYMASKKDVYASASQDYDSLLFGAPRLVRNLTITGRRKLPGKNVYVEVKPELIILEEVLKELGIDREKLIELAILVGTDYNPGGIKGIGPKKALTIVKRSKDPLKKYQKESDVDLYAIKEFFLNPPVTDDYELKWREPDEEGILRFLCDEHDFSEERVKNGLERLKKAVKAGKQRTLESWFR, encoded by the coding sequence GTGGGAGTCCAAATCGGCGAGCTCGTTCCGCGGAAGGAAATCGAGCTGGAGAGGCTTTACGGAAAGAAAGTGGCCATAGATGCATTCAACGCCATGTACCAGTTCCTCTCGACCATAAGACAGCGCGACGGGACGCCCCTAATGGATTCGAAGGGCAGGATAACCTCTCACCTGAGCGGGTTCTTCTACAGGACGATTAACCTGATGGAGGCGGGCATAAAGCCAGCTTATGTCTTCGACGGCGAACCCCCGGCGTTCAAGAAAAGGGAGCTTGAGAAGAGGCGTGAAGCCAGGGAGGAGGCCGAGGAGAAGTGGCACGAGGCCCTCGAGAGGGGGGACATAGAGGAGGCCAAGAAGTACGCGATGAGGGCGACGAGGCTCAACCAGACCCTCATAGAGGACGCCAAGAAGCTCCTTGAGCTAATGGGTGTTCCGGTGGTTCAGGCCCCGAGCGAGGGAGAGGCCCAAGCTGCCTACATGGCCTCCAAGAAAGACGTCTACGCCTCCGCGAGCCAGGACTACGACAGCCTTCTCTTCGGGGCGCCGAGGCTCGTCAGGAACCTCACGATAACGGGAAGGAGGAAGCTCCCCGGCAAGAACGTCTACGTTGAGGTTAAGCCCGAGCTCATAATTCTCGAAGAGGTTCTAAAAGAGCTGGGCATAGACAGGGAGAAGCTCATCGAGCTGGCAATTCTCGTTGGAACGGACTACAACCCGGGCGGAATCAAGGGAATCGGGCCCAAGAAGGCTTTAACGATAGTCAAGCGCTCGAAGGACCCCCTGAAGAAGTACCAGAAGGAGAGCGACGTTGATTTGTACGCGATAAAGGAGTTCTTCCTGAATCCCCCTGTCACGGACGATTACGAGCTCAAGTGGCGCGAGCCTGACGAGGAAGGAATCCTCAGGTTCCTCTGCGACGAGCACGACTTCAGCGAGGAGCGCGTTAAGAACGGCCTTGAAAGACTGAAGAAAGCCGTAAAGGCAGGAAAACAGAGAACGCTCGAGAGCTGGTTCCGCTAA
- a CDS encoding phosphate-starvation-inducible PsiE family protein, with amino-acid sequence MGRKHHDVGIIENLLLKWLSVLFDIVVIGLATVTMGYVVYLMFQLVTETFHAFNIEEVLHQIVLVVIFLEIFELLTMYVKEHHVSMRNVVELGVLAMVRKIIITLDYNQLGWQTLLGMAALIFVMGWIYVQERQRRTKHEEFLIEKGLYRR; translated from the coding sequence ATGGGAAGGAAGCACCATGACGTTGGCATCATTGAGAACCTCCTCCTGAAGTGGCTCAGCGTGCTCTTTGACATAGTTGTCATAGGTCTTGCAACCGTAACTATGGGCTACGTTGTGTACCTGATGTTCCAGCTAGTCACGGAAACTTTTCACGCCTTCAACATCGAGGAGGTACTGCACCAGATAGTTCTCGTTGTAATCTTCCTTGAAATCTTTGAACTGCTCACCATGTACGTCAAGGAGCACCACGTCAGCATGAGGAACGTCGTTGAGCTCGGCGTTCTGGCGATGGTGCGAAAGATTATAATCACCCTTGACTACAACCAGCTCGGCTGGCAGACGCTCCTCGGCATGGCGGCGCTGATTTTCGTGATGGGCTGGATTTACGTGCAGGAGAGGCAGAGGAGGACGAAGCACGAGGAGTTCCTCATCGAGAAGGGTCTCTACCGCCGATGA
- the acs gene encoding acetate--CoA ligase alpha subunit — protein sequence MVDPNIEALFRPKSIAVIGASEKPGKIGYAIMKNLVEYGYEGKIYPVNIKGVEIKIGNRVFKSYKSILEVPDEVDMAVIVVPAKFVPQVVEDCGKKGVKVLPIISSGFGELGEEGKKIEQQLVETARKYGMRILGPNIFGVVYTPDKLNATFGPTDVLPGPLALISQSGALGIALMGWTILEKVGLSAVVSVGNKSDIDDADLLEFFKEDENTKAILIYMEGVKDGRKFMETAKEVSKVKPIVIIKAGRSERGAKAAASHTGSLAGSDKVYDAAFKQAGVIRAYTIGEAFDYARTLSNLPEPEGENLVIITNGGGIGVMATDAAEEAGLHLYDNIEELKVFANHMPPFGSYKNPVDLTGMAGAESYEGAIRDALAHPEMHSIAVLYCQTAVLDPRDLADIVIREYNASGRKKPLVVAIVGGIEAKEAIDRLNEEGIPAYPEPERAIKALAALYRWSRWKAKQK from the coding sequence ATGGTTGACCCGAACATCGAAGCCCTTTTCAGGCCGAAGAGCATCGCCGTGATAGGCGCCTCCGAGAAGCCGGGCAAGATAGGGTACGCGATTATGAAGAACCTCGTGGAGTACGGCTACGAGGGCAAAATATACCCCGTCAACATCAAGGGCGTTGAGATTAAGATTGGCAACCGCGTTTTCAAGTCCTACAAGAGCATTCTTGAGGTTCCCGACGAGGTCGACATGGCCGTTATAGTCGTTCCCGCCAAGTTCGTCCCGCAGGTCGTCGAGGACTGCGGAAAGAAGGGCGTCAAGGTTCTCCCGATTATAAGTTCCGGTTTCGGCGAGCTCGGAGAGGAGGGTAAGAAGATTGAGCAGCAGCTCGTTGAGACCGCCAGAAAGTACGGCATGAGAATCCTCGGTCCGAACATCTTCGGTGTCGTTTACACTCCAGATAAGCTCAACGCGACCTTTGGTCCGACCGACGTCCTTCCGGGCCCGCTCGCGCTCATCAGCCAGAGCGGAGCGCTTGGAATAGCCCTAATGGGCTGGACGATTCTTGAGAAGGTCGGCCTCTCAGCGGTCGTCAGCGTTGGAAACAAGAGCGACATAGACGACGCCGACCTGCTCGAGTTCTTCAAGGAGGACGAGAACACCAAGGCCATACTCATCTACATGGAGGGCGTCAAGGACGGAAGGAAGTTCATGGAGACCGCGAAGGAGGTCAGCAAGGTCAAGCCGATAGTCATCATCAAGGCCGGAAGGAGCGAGCGCGGTGCCAAGGCGGCAGCTTCCCACACCGGCTCACTCGCGGGAAGCGACAAGGTTTACGATGCCGCATTCAAGCAGGCAGGCGTCATAAGGGCCTACACCATCGGTGAGGCCTTCGACTACGCGAGAACCCTCAGCAACCTCCCCGAGCCCGAGGGAGAGAACCTCGTCATAATCACCAACGGCGGTGGAATAGGAGTCATGGCCACCGACGCCGCTGAAGAAGCCGGTCTTCACCTCTACGACAACATTGAGGAGCTCAAGGTCTTCGCCAACCACATGCCGCCCTTCGGTTCCTACAAGAACCCAGTTGACCTGACCGGTATGGCAGGTGCCGAGAGCTACGAGGGAGCCATTAGAGACGCCCTCGCACACCCGGAGATGCACAGCATAGCCGTCCTGTACTGCCAGACCGCCGTTCTCGACCCGAGGGATTTGGCAGACATAGTCATCCGCGAGTACAACGCCAGCGGAAGGAAGAAGCCCCTCGTCGTTGCCATCGTCGGCGGAATCGAGGCCAAGGAAGCAATTGACAGGCTCAACGAGGAGGGAATACCAGCCTATCCGGAGCCCGAGCGCGCTATCAAGGCCCTCGCGGCGCTCTACCGCTGGAGCAGGTGGAAGGCCAAGCAGAAGTGA
- a CDS encoding metallophosphoesterase family protein, producing MLMALISDIHSNLEALEAVWDEIKDADAFLCMGDLVGYGASPNEVVEFVRKQMGRRTFPCVRGNHDNAIAFGADWSFNPYARQAVRWHQRVMTVENLEFLRRLPVRQLFTDDTGRSYLLIHGSPRAPLDEYLFPWLPESEFRAVLSYVRQDDLLLGHTHVPMLKEIGGRRIINPGSVGQPRDGDWRASYVLMDTERGEVTFHRVEYDVEESARKIIEAGLPRFLADRLFEGL from the coding sequence ATGCTCATGGCACTCATAAGCGATATTCATTCGAACCTTGAAGCCCTCGAAGCCGTGTGGGACGAGATTAAGGATGCAGACGCCTTCCTCTGCATGGGCGACCTCGTTGGCTACGGGGCAAGCCCGAACGAGGTCGTTGAGTTCGTGCGGAAGCAAATGGGGAGGAGAACCTTTCCCTGCGTCAGAGGAAACCACGACAACGCCATAGCCTTCGGCGCGGACTGGAGCTTCAACCCATACGCGAGACAGGCCGTAAGGTGGCACCAGCGCGTCATGACCGTCGAGAACCTTGAGTTCCTCAGGCGACTTCCAGTAAGGCAACTCTTCACGGACGACACGGGCAGAAGCTACCTTCTCATCCACGGTTCGCCGAGGGCGCCCCTCGACGAGTACCTCTTCCCCTGGCTTCCCGAGAGCGAGTTTAGAGCGGTTCTGAGCTACGTCCGCCAGGACGACCTGCTTCTCGGCCACACCCACGTACCGATGCTGAAGGAAATCGGGGGAAGGAGAATAATAAACCCCGGCTCCGTCGGCCAGCCGAGGGACGGGGACTGGCGGGCGAGCTACGTGCTGATGGACACGGAAAGGGGAGAAGTGACCTTCCACCGGGTCGAATATGACGTCGAAGAGAGCGCGAGGAAGATAATAGAGGCAGGATTGCCAAGGTTTTTAGCGGACAGACTCTTTGAGGGCCTTTAG
- a CDS encoding PRC-barrel domain-containing protein — MVKIMASKLRDVELITDTGIRLGWVYDLSFDEETGEILVIVAEPDEDLDTSEFVTDHEGLLLIPVSAVKSIGEVIIIDTNKLAVRSKLKRLPKATSPRPRGTLEGGLKKKD, encoded by the coding sequence ATGGTCAAGATAATGGCATCCAAGCTTAGGGATGTTGAGCTCATAACTGACACTGGAATAAGACTCGGGTGGGTCTACGACCTCAGTTTCGACGAGGAGACCGGTGAAATCCTTGTAATCGTCGCCGAGCCCGACGAGGACCTCGACACGAGCGAGTTCGTTACCGACCACGAGGGGCTTCTCCTCATCCCCGTGAGTGCAGTGAAGAGCATAGGCGAGGTCATAATAATAGACACCAACAAGCTCGCAGTCCGCTCCAAGCTCAAACGCCTTCCGAAGGCAACCTCCCCGAGACCGAGGGGAACCCTTGAGGGCGGTCTGAAGAAAAAGGACTAA
- the pfdA gene encoding prefoldin subunit alpha: protein MVEKEMEKLAYEYQLLQAQAQLLAQNLELLTLGRDEFKAVKETLEELKKTEGEVEILVPIGAGSFLKGKITDKENAIVSVGAGYAVEKNLDSAIEYLEERIKEYDEAIAKTQEALKKLEAQLGELAKKAQELQAKKA, encoded by the coding sequence ATGGTTGAGAAGGAGATGGAGAAGCTCGCTTACGAGTATCAGCTCCTGCAGGCGCAGGCTCAGTTGCTGGCCCAGAACCTTGAGCTCCTCACCCTCGGAAGGGACGAGTTTAAGGCCGTCAAGGAGACGCTGGAGGAGCTCAAGAAGACCGAGGGAGAGGTTGAAATCCTCGTTCCGATTGGGGCCGGTTCCTTCCTCAAGGGTAAGATAACCGACAAGGAGAACGCGATTGTGAGCGTTGGAGCCGGCTACGCCGTCGAGAAGAACCTCGATAGCGCCATCGAGTACCTCGAGGAGCGCATAAAGGAGTACGACGAGGCAATCGCGAAGACCCAGGAAGCTCTGAAGAAGCTTGAGGCCCAGCTCGGGGAGCTCGCCAAGAAGGCGCAGGAGTTGCAGGCCAAGAAGGCTTGA
- a CDS encoding nucleotide-binding protein → MQVAIASGKGGVGKSTITASLLYFLKDRYKLIAVDADAEAPNLGLLLGVEEWEEEREHIGAKVAKINTETCVRCGICYERCPYESIYIDEDGNYIVNELTCEGCNVCGLVCPVPGTITLEQARSGVIRKATTKYGFPIISAQLDVGRPESGKLVTEEKEWAKKLMDELNLEHMIVDSAAGIGCQVIASIGGADLTILIAEPTPASLSDVQRAYKVVQHFRQPAYLIINKADLNPGFTALREWAEAEGIPVIGEVPYDRAIPKSMAMLKPVVEAFPDSPASKALKEIAERIAEEILG, encoded by the coding sequence ATGCAGGTAGCGATTGCGAGCGGTAAGGGTGGCGTCGGGAAGAGCACGATAACGGCCTCGCTCCTCTACTTCCTGAAGGATAGGTATAAGCTCATCGCTGTCGATGCCGATGCGGAGGCGCCGAACCTCGGCCTGCTCCTCGGCGTTGAGGAGTGGGAGGAAGAGAGGGAGCACATAGGCGCGAAGGTGGCTAAGATAAACACCGAGACCTGCGTCCGCTGTGGAATCTGCTACGAGCGCTGTCCCTACGAGAGCATCTACATCGACGAGGACGGCAACTACATCGTCAACGAGCTCACCTGCGAGGGCTGCAACGTCTGCGGTTTAGTTTGCCCTGTTCCTGGGACGATAACCCTTGAGCAGGCCCGCTCCGGCGTTATCAGAAAGGCGACCACCAAGTACGGATTCCCGATAATCTCGGCCCAGCTCGACGTCGGCAGGCCCGAGAGCGGTAAGCTCGTCACCGAGGAAAAGGAGTGGGCGAAGAAGCTGATGGACGAGCTCAACCTGGAGCACATGATTGTTGATAGCGCGGCCGGAATCGGCTGTCAGGTGATAGCGAGCATAGGTGGGGCCGATTTGACGATACTGATTGCCGAGCCTACTCCTGCTTCGCTCAGCGACGTTCAGAGGGCTTACAAGGTCGTTCAGCACTTCAGACAGCCGGCTTATCTGATAATCAACAAGGCCGACTTGAACCCGGGCTTTACCGCCCTTAGGGAGTGGGCCGAGGCCGAGGGGATTCCCGTTATCGGCGAGGTCCCCTACGACAGGGCCATCCCAAAGAGCATGGCGATGCTTAAACCCGTCGTTGAGGCCTTCCCCGACAGCCCGGCGAGCAAAGCGCTCAAGGAGATTGCCGAGAGAATCGCTGAGGAAATCCTTGGCTGA
- a CDS encoding P-loop NTPase, whose protein sequence is MQIAVSGGKGGTGKSTVAINLAVELARRFKLVLADLDVEAPNDHLLLGVELAGEEPVNQFMPKFDYSKCTKCRKCAEVCEEHAIITLKDGTPFLMPNLCSGCRACEIVCPVPGAILEAFRVIGHTYVTETPYGFTLVTGKLREGEERSMPLVVEAKKRARNLDYELLMVDTAAGTGNTVSKAIEGSKLLIAVTEPTPLGIHDTELILQLGKLMGLKTWVVVNRADLGDVGKVREIAEKYGAEVVAEIPYSENIVRSYVSGRPIVLEDVPEAKIFRELAERVAGFLGGGE, encoded by the coding sequence TTGCAGATAGCCGTGAGCGGTGGAAAGGGAGGAACCGGAAAGTCAACCGTCGCGATTAACCTCGCGGTCGAGCTTGCGAGGCGCTTCAAGCTGGTCTTAGCTGACCTGGACGTCGAGGCGCCGAACGACCACCTGCTCCTCGGCGTTGAGCTGGCCGGCGAGGAGCCTGTGAACCAGTTCATGCCGAAGTTCGACTACTCAAAGTGCACCAAGTGCAGGAAGTGTGCAGAAGTCTGCGAGGAGCACGCGATAATAACCCTGAAGGACGGGACGCCCTTCCTCATGCCGAACCTCTGTTCGGGCTGTCGGGCCTGTGAGATAGTCTGTCCCGTTCCAGGGGCGATTCTGGAAGCCTTTCGCGTCATCGGCCACACCTACGTGACGGAAACGCCCTACGGCTTCACCCTCGTCACCGGGAAGCTTAGGGAAGGGGAAGAGCGCTCGATGCCCCTCGTCGTTGAGGCCAAGAAGAGGGCCAGAAACCTCGACTACGAGCTCCTGATGGTTGACACGGCGGCGGGAACCGGCAACACCGTTTCGAAGGCCATAGAGGGGTCGAAGCTCCTCATCGCGGTAACCGAGCCGACCCCACTCGGAATCCACGACACCGAGCTCATTCTCCAGCTCGGGAAGCTGATGGGCCTCAAGACCTGGGTCGTCGTCAACAGGGCAGACCTCGGCGACGTCGGGAAGGTGAGGGAGATAGCGGAGAAGTACGGCGCTGAGGTCGTCGCTGAAATCCCCTACAGCGAAAACATCGTGAGGAGCTACGTAAGCGGAAGGCCTATCGTCCTTGAGGACGTTCCCGAGGCGAAAATCTTCCGCGAGCTGGCCGAGAGGGTTGCCGGCTTCCTTGGAGGTGGTGAGTGA
- a CDS encoding ferritin family protein has translation MGMESVVRIEKKKAEVYRALIPLVPRDFRDDLKLLASHAERNAKLLEGVELPADTRGLKEVEVALEFLEKALADPEATVEDYYRYAIDAEEATAKLYSELSMKAKSEKARRLFRWLAEISREHAEILRRHLEMWEFMQENVGEEEIPEDLIEQWFEDIDL, from the coding sequence ATGGGCATGGAGAGCGTCGTGAGGATAGAGAAAAAGAAGGCTGAAGTCTACAGGGCGCTGATTCCGCTCGTCCCGAGGGATTTCAGGGACGACCTCAAACTGCTCGCGAGCCACGCCGAGAGGAACGCGAAGCTCCTCGAGGGCGTTGAGTTGCCTGCAGACACGAGGGGACTGAAGGAAGTCGAGGTTGCCCTTGAGTTCCTTGAGAAGGCCCTCGCTGACCCCGAAGCGACCGTTGAGGACTACTACCGCTACGCTATCGACGCGGAGGAAGCGACGGCAAAGCTTTACTCGGAGCTGAGCATGAAGGCCAAATCAGAAAAGGCAAGGAGGCTCTTTCGCTGGCTGGCCGAGATAAGCAGGGAGCACGCCGAAATCCTGAGGAGGCACCTCGAGATGTGGGAGTTCATGCAGGAGAACGTTGGGGAGGAAGAAATTCCAGAAGATTTAATCGAACAGTGGTTCGAGGACATCGACCTGTGA
- a CDS encoding NifB/NifX family molybdenum-iron cluster-binding protein, whose product MRCLKVAFGMEDDEHLIDAHYGDSEFFAIYEVCEDGSVRLIEKRPNKAKDFEEEDEGHGDPRKFKAVVSQLLDVDVLAAFRMGPNFLRIRDKTNKVAFFTRTRDLKLALQRLIENFDDLWEQVQAKKAEKPPIEE is encoded by the coding sequence ATGAGGTGCCTTAAGGTCGCGTTCGGAATGGAGGACGATGAACACCTGATAGACGCGCACTACGGCGACTCCGAGTTCTTCGCAATCTACGAGGTCTGCGAAGACGGGAGCGTAAGGCTCATCGAGAAGAGGCCGAACAAGGCTAAGGACTTCGAAGAAGAGGACGAGGGGCACGGCGACCCGAGGAAGTTTAAAGCAGTGGTGAGCCAGCTCCTCGACGTTGACGTCCTCGCCGCGTTCAGAATGGGGCCGAACTTCCTGAGAATTCGCGACAAGACCAACAAGGTTGCCTTCTTCACGAGGACGAGGGATTTGAAGCTCGCCCTTCAGAGGCTCATTGAGAACTTCGACGACCTCTGGGAGCAGGTACAGGCGAAGAAGGCTGAAAAGCCCCCAATCGAGGAGTGA
- a CDS encoding methyltransferase family protein: MRFWGIEPKVALFAFPYALLAFYLNSALGLQTLRFPEVGAVLVIVGVALWLICYLQVSKAYREGELLTEGCYSRVRHPIYSIWGLLIIPGFSFTIGGFMLGLPMVYWFAVVKFIGDEEKALEERFGDGWREYAERTPRFLPRL, translated from the coding sequence ATGCGCTTCTGGGGCATAGAGCCGAAGGTGGCGCTTTTCGCTTTTCCCTACGCACTCCTCGCCTTCTACCTGAACTCCGCCCTTGGACTCCAGACTTTGCGATTCCCGGAAGTCGGGGCAGTTCTCGTTATCGTCGGAGTTGCACTGTGGCTCATCTGCTACCTTCAGGTTTCAAAAGCTTACAGGGAAGGAGAACTGCTGACGGAAGGCTGTTACTCCCGCGTCAGGCACCCGATATACTCAATCTGGGGCCTCCTGATAATCCCCGGCTTCTCCTTCACCATAGGGGGCTTCATGCTCGGCTTACCCATGGTTTACTGGTTCGCCGTGGTGAAGTTTATAGGCGATGAGGAGAAGGCTTTGGAGGAGCGGTTCGGCGATGGGTGGCGGGAATACGCGGAAAGAACGCCCCGGTTCCTACCGAGGCTTTGA
- a CDS encoding DUF2250 domain-containing protein, which yields MGGGNTRKERPGSYRGFELLPVHLYVLVHLKKAGVDYAKMMAKVSGLPLELIEDAINDLLELGLIERDSGSAIKRSRARFKKAFEVHKHHTYYRLSREGELFVRSIDEWWLKRYFNSLIPDGWKVVNALVESRDVREAGRKVQLNDNIIEELKILRFVTEKGRKTEFFKRLWEFLQ from the coding sequence ATGGGTGGCGGGAATACGCGGAAAGAACGCCCCGGTTCCTACCGAGGCTTTGAGCTTCTGCCGGTTCACCTCTACGTTCTCGTCCATCTGAAGAAAGCGGGAGTTGACTACGCCAAGATGATGGCGAAGGTGAGCGGTTTACCCCTTGAGCTCATCGAAGATGCGATAAACGACCTCCTCGAGCTCGGGTTGATTGAGCGCGACTCGGGAAGCGCGATAAAGAGAAGCAGGGCGCGCTTCAAGAAGGCCTTCGAGGTTCACAAGCACCACACCTACTACCGCCTCTCCCGCGAGGGCGAGCTCTTCGTCCGCTCGATTGACGAGTGGTGGCTTAAGCGGTACTTCAACAGCCTCATTCCAGACGGCTGGAAGGTCGTTAACGCCCTTGTAGAAAGCAGGGACGTGAGGGAAGCGGGCAGGAAAGTCCAACTCAACGACAACATCATCGAGGAGCTCAAAATACTGCGCTTCGTGACGGAAAAGGGCAGAAAAACGGAGTTCTTCAAGAGGCTGTGGGAATTTCTCCAGTAA
- a CDS encoding Rossmann-like domain-containing protein has translation MLLGRIKREALKLTKGLRLVDFGFALPYTWVLVQGPEGRALGVAMTLPEEVQRYRNSVTEPSLEAFIERADSINSIERTLALAAINAVSQYHIDLADAEWVDVLDLIPENAGKVALIGNMPPLVRELRARGYEIYVFERNARLWDKDTFSDALEYHLLPEMDAVIASATCLVNGTIDMLLERSKRAKLFVLTGPTGQLLPEFLKGTGVTHLAAMKVTDLEKALLGLKLGSFKGFEEGNKKYVVEVP, from the coding sequence ATGCTGCTCGGGAGAATCAAGCGCGAAGCTTTGAAGCTCACGAAGGGTCTCAGGCTGGTGGATTTTGGTTTTGCACTGCCCTACACGTGGGTTCTGGTTCAAGGGCCGGAAGGAAGGGCCCTGGGAGTTGCGATGACCCTCCCCGAGGAGGTTCAGCGCTACCGAAACTCAGTAACAGAACCATCGCTTGAAGCGTTCATAGAACGGGCCGACAGCATAAACTCTATTGAGAGAACCCTCGCCTTGGCGGCCATCAACGCGGTTTCACAGTATCACATAGACTTGGCTGATGCCGAGTGGGTTGATGTACTGGACTTGATTCCCGAAAACGCGGGAAAAGTTGCCTTGATAGGCAACATGCCCCCTCTCGTAAGGGAACTGCGGGCCAGGGGCTATGAGATATACGTCTTTGAGAGGAACGCTCGCCTCTGGGACAAGGATACCTTTAGCGATGCCCTGGAGTACCACCTGCTTCCCGAGATGGACGCGGTGATAGCGAGCGCAACCTGCCTCGTGAATGGAACCATTGACATGCTCCTTGAAAGGTCTAAGAGAGCAAAGCTCTTCGTTCTGACCGGACCAACCGGACAGCTCTTGCCGGAGTTTCTAAAGGGTACGGGCGTTACTCATCTTGCCGCGATGAAGGTTACCGACCTTGAAAAAGCCCTCCTCGGTCTCAAACTCGGCTCTTTCAAGGGTTTTGAGGAGGGAAACAAGAAGTACGTGGTTGAAGTGCCGTAG
- a CDS encoding ABC transporter ATP-binding protein, which translates to MLRVKNLWFSYNGRRVLRGVSFDFNEGVGCLLGPNGAGKSTLMKCIAGILKGEGKVTLDGRDVLKMPERERAKLISYSPQEFSVSFPYTVFEVVLMGRNPYVNPLRGPGEEDEELAWKSLEVLGLAELAERPFTELSGGQKRLVMLARSIAQGGRLLLFDEPTSFLDFRNQHVVLSAIRELRRGRLILVSLHDPNQAMAFCDSVFLLRSGSIFVSGRPQKVLTPENLSRLYKMPVEVIEVAGRRVIVPGANKSVLLQTMLLTESVIKLDAKSLEVVECCSGESSAKL; encoded by the coding sequence ATGTTAAGGGTTAAAAACCTCTGGTTTTCCTACAACGGCCGGAGAGTCCTAAGAGGTGTCTCTTTCGACTTCAACGAGGGAGTTGGCTGCCTCCTTGGACCAAACGGTGCCGGTAAAAGTACTCTGATGAAGTGCATCGCCGGAATCCTGAAAGGAGAGGGTAAGGTCACCCTTGACGGCAGGGACGTCCTTAAAATGCCTGAGAGGGAGCGTGCGAAGTTAATCTCGTACTCCCCCCAGGAATTCTCTGTGAGTTTTCCCTACACTGTCTTTGAGGTCGTTCTGATGGGCAGAAACCCCTACGTAAATCCGCTGAGGGGGCCGGGGGAGGAAGACGAAGAACTCGCTTGGAAGTCCCTTGAAGTTCTCGGCCTGGCTGAACTTGCTGAGAGACCATTTACCGAGCTCAGCGGGGGTCAAAAGCGGCTAGTTATGCTGGCCCGTTCCATCGCCCAGGGTGGCCGGCTTCTCCTCTTCGATGAACCGACTTCCTTCCTCGACTTCAGAAACCAGCACGTTGTCCTTTCGGCAATACGGGAGCTGAGGAGGGGGAGGTTGATACTGGTTTCCCTCCACGACCCGAACCAGGCGATGGCTTTCTGTGACTCCGTGTTCCTCCTGAGGAGCGGTTCAATATTTGTTTCTGGGAGACCCCAAAAAGTTCTAACCCCAGAAAACCTTTCACGTCTCTACAAGATGCCGGTTGAGGTCATCGAGGTTGCCGGGCGGAGGGTCATCGTCCCCGGGGCAAATAAAAGCGTTTTACTGCAAACGATGTTATTAACGGAAAGCGTTATTAAACTCGACGCGAAAAGTCTGGAGGTGGTTGAATGCTGCTCGGGAGAATCAAGCGCGAAGCTTTGA